Proteins from a genomic interval of Thamnophis elegans isolate rThaEle1 chromosome 2, rThaEle1.pri, whole genome shotgun sequence:
- the LOC116502883 gene encoding zinc finger and SCAN domain-containing protein 31-like: protein MEKVPAGLGSTEASEQAGRERFAIQPRIRWELPHGAMLQPENMPTQWWEYLKALPSPAMVWGSPGLPDMTSWDDLITFERVFGVCQWPRGDGVTRLKPAFRAEGQQALSGKSARGKKACGKVKAIFLHENLPSTELHRLRFRQFCYQEAEGPREVCGRLRELCHCWLEPERRTKEQIVELLILEQFLTVLPQDIQNQVRERSPETCAQAVALAEGFILRQQEEKQQEVQGTRSSQDVAVDFSKARKVSVEVRQQQSGTRRRRGDIVNLSMGVNLASKLEQQHLECKEKGSVAAHPVSGGTQRREKSHVCIECGKSFTRPSDLAKHLNVHTGERPYLCVECGKSFSQLSHLTRHQKIHSGEKPHICSECGDTFSQRAYLVSHQRSHSGEQPYHCSYCQKCFSHQSALKIHERNHMGQKPYACTDCGKRFVSSSSLTTHRRIHTGEKPHACGVCGKRFIQHSNLVSHQRTHSGEKPFCCKVCSRKFAYPSDLTRHQKIHTGEKPYACDECDRRFTRLSDLITHQRIHTGEKPYRCLECGRRFRQRGVLVKHQRCHSKENPKGSEALQTTESQAKSPFKTHEVKLVKELGDQEEEPSLSLSPSP, encoded by the exons ATGGAGAAGGTGCCGGCAGGGCTGGGATCAACAGAGGCATCAGAACAAGCAGGGAGGGAGCGTTTTGCTATTCAGCCAAGGATCAGATGGGAACTACCCCATGGAGCAATGTTACAGCCAGAGAACAtgcctacccagtggtgggaatACCTGAAGGCTCTTCCTTCTCCGGCCATGGTATGGGGCAGCCCAGGCCTCCCAGATATGACTTCTTGGGATGACTTGATCACTTTTGAGAGAGTGTTTGGAGTCTGTCAGTGGCCCAGAGGTGACGGGGTGACCAGGCTGAAGCCGGCATTCAGGGCAGAAGGCCAGCAAGCGCTGAGCGGCAAGAGCGCTCGAGGCAAAAAAGCCTGTGggaaagtcaaggccatcttccTGCACGAAAACTTGCCCAGCACGGAGCTACACCGCCTGCGCTTCAGGCAATTCTGTTACCAGGAAGCCGAGGGGCCTCGGGAGGTCTGTGGCCGCCTGCGGGAACTCTGCCATTGCTGGCTGGAGCCAGAGCGCCGCACCAAAGAGCAAATTGTCGAGCTGCTGATTTTAGAGCAGTTCTTGACCGTCTTGCCTCAGGACATCCAGAACCAGGTCAGGGAACGTAGCCCAGAGACCTGTGCCCAAGCAGTGGCCCTGGCCGAAGGCTTCATTTTGCGGCAGCAAGAAGAGAAGCAGCAGGAGGTGCAG GGGACTCGATCGTCTCAAGATGTGGCTGTGGATTTTTCAAAAGCACGGAAAGTGTCAGTGGAGGTCAGGCAGCAGCAATCGGGCACccggagaaggaggggggatatTGTTAACCTCTCAATGG GTGTCAATCTAGCTAGCAAGCTGGAACAGCAGCATCTGGAGTGCAAGGAAAAGGGGAGTGTGGCAGCCCATCCAGTCTCAGGGGGAAcccaaagaagagagaaaagccaTGTATGTATCGAATGTGGCAAAAGCTTCACTCGCCCTTCAGATCTGGCAAAACACCTGAACGTTCACACAGGCGAAAGGCCCTACCTTTGTGTCgagtgtgggaaaagctttagccaGCTTTCCCACCTCACAAGGCATCAGAAAATCCACTCGGGGGAGAAGCCTCACATTTGTTCTGAGTGTGGAGATACCTTCAGCCAACGAGCATATCTTGTCAGCCATCAGAGGAGTCACTCAGGAGAGCAGCCCTACCACTGTTCCTATTGCCAGAAATGCTTCAGCCACCAGTCGGCCCTGAAGATCCACGAGCGGAACCACATGGGCCAGAAGCCCTACGCCTGCACTGACTGTGGGAAACGGTTTGTGTCCTCCTCTTCCCTCACGACACACAGAAGGATCCACACGGGAGAAAAACCCCACGCCTGTGGGGTGTGTGGGAAAAGGTTCATCCAACACTCCAACCTGGTCTCCCACCAGCGAACGCACTCGGGGGAGAAGCCCTTCTGCTGTAAGGTATGCAGCAGGAAGTTTGCCTACCCTTCGGATCTTACCCGGCACCAaaaaatccacacaggagagaaaccttacgcCTGTGATGAGTGTGACAGAAGATTCACCAGGCTGTCTGATCTCATTACACACCAACGTATCCATACGGGAGAAAAACCGTACCGCTGCCTTGAGTGTGGGAGAAGATTCAGGCAGAGGGGCGtgctggtgaaacaccagaggtgCCATTCAAAAGAAAATCCAAAAGGAAGTGAGGCTCTCCAGACCACGGAGTCCCAAGCTAAAAGTCCATTCAAAACTCATGAGGTAAAACTGGTGAAAGAACTGGGAGATCAGGAGGAGGAACCCAGCTTGAGTCTCTCTCCCAGCCCCTGA